AATATGATCCATATCAATTTCTATTTTTATCGTCGGTGAATCATTTACTATGATAACTTCCATTTCCATATTGTGATTTTTTACCAATATATAGTTTTTATTTAGCATATCAAGCATCTTAGGCATGTATTTATTTCCTTTAAAGAAGGGGATTATTACCGAAGCTTTCATGTTTACTTTCCTCTTTACTTATTTGATTTGCAAACCCTTGGCTCCCAATATGATTATTTGATAATGACAGAACCAGCGTATAAATCATAATATTCCAATAAGGTTTAAAGACACTGATTGATATTGACAAAGACAACACAATCATCCCTATTAGGATCGCCGCACAATAAACATCTTTGCATTTTAACGCCTCAAATACAAAAGAGAGTACGAAAACTATATAAATAACTGCACCTATAACACCAATCTCTAAAAGAGATTCTATGAACATATTATGGAACACAAGATGATATGGAAATGGAAATAAATAAGTAATACTAACTGCAGATCCCGTTCCATAACCAAATAATTGTCTCAGGAATGAAGATTCATTAAAGGCATTCATAGCGCTTTCCCATATATCATACCTTCCTGTACCGGAGGAGGTGCTTAATGTTGCTAATGAAAACCTACTTAATATATCCGTGGATATATAACTCGCAATGACAGTTAACGTGATGAAAACGAGTATGACCAGGAGTATTCTTTTTATCAAACTAGAGATTATCAGTTTTGTTCCATCTCTATAAAAAAGAAATGCAATAATTGACGCTGCAACAATCGCTAAAGCACCACCCCGAGATCCCGTCCCTATAACGATATACACATAAACAATCAATTCAATTGTTGAAATGAGCTTTACTTTTATACTATTTTCTTGTAAAAGAACGATGATACAAAAGATCATCGCAAACAGGAAATAAGCGCAAAGATAATTCGGATCTTCTTGAATGATTCCTTTCAAATAAATACGTCCTTCATAATAATCTGCAGAGATCAGCACAACGATAGCTGTAACTCTAGAAGACCATATCAGACATTTTTTTAAATAATCTACCTCATTAGAATTATAGGTATATCCGGATACAGAACATAATAAAATTAAAAAATTAATTTGAGAAATTGATCTCCCTGCGGATACCCCTTGATTGATTGACCACAAACAAGAAGCAATACAAAACAGCACATAAATTCCACTCACACGAAGCAGTCTGTTTCTTTTGAAACTACGTTTAAATAATAGCCATATCCCAATTGGAACGATTGCTAATAATTTTAGCAAAGAACCAAAAATTCCAATATTCATAGCTCCTACAATAAGGAGCACTATATAGATTCCCAACCATCTACAGTACAAACTTATTTCAGAACTAATTCCCTTATCTTTCATATAGATCCCCTAATATAACGATATTTCATTTTGCTCTTAGCATCTTTTTACGAAACTGTTGAATCTAATACCTTTTTGTATAGATTATAATGTTGATCAACAAATTCTTTCATAGAAAACTTTTCTTTAAACAAAGATATAGTTTCTAAGCTTTGCTGTTTATACGATTTCTTTTCTAAAATACTTGCCAAAGCTTTATCATCATCTTGCTGAATCACAGTTGAACAATTAGATATTGAGTTTAATTCTCTTACAAAGGGCATATCCGTAACCACAATTGCTAAACCACTAATGACAGCTTCTAAAAATGCAACACTTAATCCTTCGTATTTTGACGTCATAACAAAACAATCAGCATTATGTAAGAAATCATTAACATTTTGATGCATTCCCAAAAAAATGATATGATCTGCAATTCCCTCATTTTCAATATATTTTCTTAACTCAATATACGTCTGATCACTCTCATCAAAATTTCCTAAAATATAGGCACGAATATTTGACTCTCCATCTTTTATACAACGATTAATTGCACGTGCTAAGCATAATTGATTTTTCTGCTGGTGTACACGTGCCACATTTAAAATAACCTGTTCGCCCTTCTTCCCACCATATTTAACCCAGAAATTTGGGTCCTTCTTTACTATGGGAAACTGTTCTGTGTTTATAGAATTAAAAATTGGCACAATATTATTTTTCTTTATATTCAATTCCTGGATCATATAATTTTCTACTGCTTGTCCAATAGATACATATTTTGAAACCATCCAAGATGAATTTTTCTCTCTTTTAGCAGAATACCCTCGCGTATTATGAATCGTACATACGACTGGAACTCTTAACATTTTACCTGCAATTTTAGCAAACAACATGGGCACTGAACAATGTCCATGAATTATATTTACTCTGTTTATTTTTCCAAACTGATATATATCATAAATACTTTTAATTCTACCTTTTCCAGCTGTTTTCCCAAGAATTGCAGTTTTAACACCTACTTTTTTTAAATCAGCAATCATTTTCGTCTCTGTATCATTATCCTGCCTATACAAAGCAATTACTCCAACAAATTCCGCTTTTTTGATTAAACCAATTGACAAATCATATACTAGTTTTTCCGCTCCTCCCCATGAAAACGAATTGATAATATAGAGCACACGAAGAGGCTTAGAACACTCTGAAGTTTTATTATTAATATACCTTTTTGTCACATTCTCTCCCCCATAGTACACCCTTCACTTAGATTACAATTTTTTCCCTGTCATACGATAATAGTCTTGTTTAAAGTGACTGTTCATTTTTTTCTCCTACAAATTCGTATCCAACTCCATACTGTCCAAAATCATTTTCATAACTTTCTCTTCACTGTAATCATCCGCACGTGCTAAACAATTTGATTTCATCCCCATAACCTGGGTTGGATTATTAACAGCATACCAAATTTTCTCAGTTAATTCTTCCGGATGTTCAAAATCATAAATATACCCTGTTTTTTTATCATCCAACATCTCATCGCAGTATTGCCAACGTCTAGCTATGATAGGCACTCCCGCGGAAAGAGCATCAATGATTGTTCCTGGTATTCCTTCATGTTTCCAATGTGTTGGAAATATGAGCATAAAATAATCTTTTAAAGCTTCTACACTTTCCGTTGCCTTAACGATTCCACGATATCTGCAACTATTTTTAGCTTTTTCAAGACACTCTTTTAACCTGTTGTCATATCCTTCTTCAATCGGCCCATAAATATCTAACTTCGCAACCACGGAACCATATCTATTATTTACTTCATTTATGGAAGTGATTGCATCTTCAACTCCCTTTTCTTTCATCACACGACTAAACATACAGAATCGAAATGGCATTTGATATTCATTTGATAAATTCTCTATTTTTAATATATTTAATTTTTTAAAGTTTGGAATATACTTCGCATTATTGATTCCAAGTTCATTTAATTGTTTAACGAGTAAAGTGCTTTCCATCCAATTTCCGGTAAATGAAGAAATATATTTACTCCACCTGTTTTTTTTCTTTACTTCTCTACTCAAACGTCCGCCTATTGCGTAGTGATATATTTCTTTTCCGTACTTACTTAAAAAATATAAAACTGGAAATAAAACCTTTCGTCCATTATCTGACAATAATACAATATACTTTTTATCTTGTTTCATTGATTTGATAAATGATACACAAAACTTTAAAGGCCGGTGCTTGACATAATACGTATCTACTTTATCGATATCAAATCTACGGTTCATTAACGCATGATATATCGTTTTGGTTTTTACAGTTTGACCATCATTAAACTCGCGGTTACCACCAAAATGGCCAATGATACAAATCCGCAATTACGATTCCCCCCCTGTGCGTATATTTTTTTATTATCCACATCCTACAGATCCTCATCTATATCATTTTATTTTTAATACCTTTATCACACACCAATATAAAATATGAAACACACTTCTGGCAATACTCAAATGCTCGATATTCCGATATAGAATCCAATGATATTTTATTACTTTTATCTTATTACTTGATATCGAGTTTTTTCGTATCCGATATTTCATTAATACACTGTTGAGCCCATATATGTATTTTTCTTTTTTGAGCATTTGCAGCCAAAGCGCATCATCATTTCTTTTACGGATATTTGGCACTTCAAATTTGCCCATTTTCTCCACGTTATACATAACAGTTGAATTTCCAACAGGACAGTCTAACAGCAATCGATTGTAATCCGTTTTTGGTATCGTCTTAATAACTTTTTCCAAACTCTTTCCGTCTTCATCTATTTGTTCATACGCTGTGCAGGTAAAGGCAACACCGTGTTTTTTCATAAATTCTAACTGCTTTTCCAATTTGTCAGATGTCCATAAATCATCAGAATCTAAGAATGCCATATAATTTCCTGCTGCTATAGACATAGCAGCAGTACGAGCAACTGCCGCGCCAGAATTACTTTCTAGGCAATAATATTTAATTCTATCATCTTTTTCCGAATATTGTTCCACTATTTCTTTTGTATGATCATTGGAGCAATCATCAACAATGATTATTTCCCAGTTAGAATAAGTTTGAGCCTGAACTGACTCAATCGTTTCCCCTATAAATTTTGCACAATTGTAGGTCGGCATAATAACCGATACCAATCCTTTTTTTATATTCAACTTTTCAATTTTCCTCCGGTTATTTAATGACCGCCACCACTGTATGTAACATCGTACCAATCTCTCTTATAAAGCTAAATTCCTTTATACTTTTCAAATTGTATTTCATTTTTTCCGGCAGGACTTTATTCACATAAGTGTCCTCTACATCAGCTGCTACTTCGAGAAGTTTATCTTCATCTTTATACCGAATACTTGCTTCTGATGTGATGCCCGCCGGTAAAAGTAATGTCGCCATCATCTCTGGTGTGTACCTTTTTACATATCTTGTTACTTCTGGCCGTGTACCTACAAAACTCATATCATTTAATAGAATATTAATTAACTGTGGGAATTCATCAATACGGAATTTTCTGAGGACTGCTCCAACTTTTGTAACTCTCATATCATTTTTCACAGTTACCTGTGTGCCTAATTGCTCCGCATTCAATACCATTGTTCGGAACTTAAAAATTTTAAATTTTCTTCCATATTGTGTTACACGTTCTTGGCGAAAGAAAACTCCTCCTTTTGAGTCTAAAACAATTGCTGTCGAAACAACTATCATCATAGGAGAAAGAATGATCAACATCAAGGCAGACATTACTATATCAAACACTCTCTTTAAGAATAAACTGATTTTCTTATGTTCTAGTTTTTCATAATACGGTCTGACTTCTTCGGTCCTCATAGATTGGGGAAGTCGATCCCATTCTCTTAGCATTAAAGCTCCTCCTGTGATGATCGAATTTTCATAAGTATTCTTTTACAATTTCAGAATAATTTTCTATGACATACAGAACTTCCTCATCCGTAAGTTTTGTATGTAACGGCAAAGTAATTTCATTTGCAAAATGATGATACGCGTTAGGATAATCCTTAATATCAAATCCAAGTTGTTTATATGCGGTCATCATCGGTAATGGTTTGTAATGAACATTGCAGGCAATCCCTGCTTCTGCCATCTTCACAATGATTTCCTGTCTCTGCTCCAACGTAACACCCGGGACTCTGGTAATATATAAATGTCCGGAAGACTGATGCTCTTCTGTATAATGAGGAAGCACCTCAATTCCTAACGGCTTAAATGCAGCATCATAACGAGCAATTATATTTTTTCGCCGCTCTAGCATTTTCGGATATCTCTGCATCTGAGCTAATCCAATTCCTGCAATCACGTCAGTCATATTACACTTATACCAAGGACCAATCACATCATACTCCCAAGCACCTAACTGCGTTTTTGCCAAAGCATCTTTTGACTGACCATGAAGAGAAAACAACTGGTATTGATGATAAATATCTTCATCATTAATACCATCAATTTTCTTCCATGTGACAGCTCCACCCTCTGCAGTTGTAAAATTCTTTACTGCATGGAAACTAAAGCTAGAAAAGTCAGCAAAGCTTCCAACCGGCTTTCCATGCCAAGTCGCTCCAAAAGCGTGTGCTGTATCAGCCATAACAATTACTCTGCCAATTGCTTTTTGCATTTCATTTTTGGGGTGAAATAAATGTTTTTTACTCTCTACAACCTCAAAAATCTTATCATAGTCGCATGGAACACCACCTAAATCCACTGGGATAATTACCTTTGTTTTGTCCGTAATGACCTCTGCTAATCTATCATAATCCATTTCAAACGAATCTTTTTGTGTATCAACTAAAACAAGCTTAGCCCCTACATGGCATACCACCGAAGCAGTCGCAGTATAGGTATAGGCTGTCGTTATAATTTCGTCTCCAGCCCCAACCCCAAGAAGATGTAACGTCATTTCAGCACAAGCTGTCTGCGAACCAAGACAGACCGCACGATTAGCTCCACAAAACTCAGCTACTTGTCTTTCAAGTTCTTTCGTTTTAGGCCCAGTTGTTATCCAACCGGAACGTAACGCATCTATGACCTGCTCTGCCTCCAAAATTCCCACATCGGGTGGTGAAAATGGAATTTTCATAACTTGTATCTCCTTCTAAAATCATGTAATAATCACTTTTACAGTTACTTGTTTATTTATGTTTATATATTTTTAGCTATCCGTTTAATTTACTTGATTGTTATACTGAAACATTGACTAATTTTCAATTATAAATATGACAAAAGCCCACATCAGAAATTACTCCCTGATGCAGGCTCATCTTGTTCCTATAGGATTATAGAAGGGACAAAATTTTTATCAAGAGTATCATTCTCAATCTTATAACCTGCACGATAGAGAAAACTTTTCTAGAAACAAATGCGAGCCATATCGTTAAATGATATCCTCTTAATTTTTCCATCTTATCATGTTTTCTCATTTTGTCCGAATTCGACTTCAAATTTTTATATTGCATTATTGGGATAAAAACAAAAGCAATTTTATAAAACGCATCTATATTTTCGTCAAAATAATTTACAAATATTTATAAAGCGACTAAAGTATAACATTATATCTT
This genomic window from Caproicibacterium sp. BJN0003 contains:
- a CDS encoding O-antigen ligase family protein, which translates into the protein MKDKGISSEISLYCRWLGIYIVLLIVGAMNIGIFGSLLKLLAIVPIGIWLLFKRSFKRNRLLRVSGIYVLFCIASCLWSINQGVSAGRSISQINFLILLCSVSGYTYNSNEVDYLKKCLIWSSRVTAIVVLISADYYEGRIYLKGIIQEDPNYLCAYFLFAMIFCIIVLLQENSIKVKLISTIELIVYVYIVIGTGSRGGALAIVAASIIAFLFYRDGTKLIISSLIKRILLVILVFITLTVIASYISTDILSRFSLATLSTSSGTGRYDIWESAMNAFNESSFLRQLFGYGTGSAVSITYLFPFPYHLVFHNMFIESLLEIGVIGAVIYIVFVLSFVFEALKCKDVYCAAILIGMIVLSLSISISVFKPYWNIMIYTLVLSLSNNHIGSQGFANQISKEESKHESFGNNPLL
- a CDS encoding glycosyltransferase; translation: MTKRYINNKTSECSKPLRVLYIINSFSWGGAEKLVYDLSIGLIKKAEFVGVIALYRQDNDTETKMIADLKKVGVKTAILGKTAGKGRIKSIYDIYQFGKINRVNIIHGHCSVPMLFAKIAGKMLRVPVVCTIHNTRGYSAKREKNSSWMVSKYVSIGQAVENYMIQELNIKKNNIVPIFNSINTEQFPIVKKDPNFWVKYGGKKGEQVILNVARVHQQKNQLCLARAINRCIKDGESNIRAYILGNFDESDQTYIELRKYIENEGIADHIIFLGMHQNVNDFLHNADCFVMTSKYEGLSVAFLEAVISGLAIVVTDMPFVRELNSISNCSTVIQQDDDKALASILEKKSYKQQSLETISLFKEKFSMKEFVDQHYNLYKKVLDSTVS
- a CDS encoding glycosyltransferase, coding for MRICIIGHFGGNREFNDGQTVKTKTIYHALMNRRFDIDKVDTYYVKHRPLKFCVSFIKSMKQDKKYIVLLSDNGRKVLFPVLYFLSKYGKEIYHYAIGGRLSREVKKKNRWSKYISSFTGNWMESTLLVKQLNELGINNAKYIPNFKKLNILKIENLSNEYQMPFRFCMFSRVMKEKGVEDAITSINEVNNRYGSVVAKLDIYGPIEEGYDNRLKECLEKAKNSCRYRGIVKATESVEALKDYFMLIFPTHWKHEGIPGTIIDALSAGVPIIARRWQYCDEMLDDKKTGYIYDFEHPEELTEKIWYAVNNPTQVMGMKSNCLARADDYSEEKVMKMILDSMELDTNL
- a CDS encoding glycosyltransferase family 2 protein; translation: MNIKKGLVSVIMPTYNCAKFIGETIESVQAQTYSNWEIIIVDDCSNDHTKEIVEQYSEKDDRIKYYCLESNSGAAVARTAAMSIAAGNYMAFLDSDDLWTSDKLEKQLEFMKKHGVAFTCTAYEQIDEDGKSLEKVIKTIPKTDYNRLLLDCPVGNSTVMYNVEKMGKFEVPNIRKRNDDALWLQMLKKEKYIYGLNSVLMKYRIRKNSISSNKIKVIKYHWILYRNIEHLSIARSVFHILYWCVIKVLKIK
- a CDS encoding sugar transferase, whose product is MLREWDRLPQSMRTEEVRPYYEKLEHKKISLFLKRVFDIVMSALMLIILSPMMIVVSTAIVLDSKGGVFFRQERVTQYGRKFKIFKFRTMVLNAEQLGTQVTVKNDMRVTKVGAVLRKFRIDEFPQLINILLNDMSFVGTRPEVTRYVKRYTPEMMATLLLPAGITSEASIRYKDEDKLLEVAADVEDTYVNKVLPEKMKYNLKSIKEFSFIREIGTMLHTVVAVIK
- a CDS encoding DegT/DnrJ/EryC1/StrS family aminotransferase, which codes for MKIPFSPPDVGILEAEQVIDALRSGWITTGPKTKELERQVAEFCGANRAVCLGSQTACAEMTLHLLGVGAGDEIITTAYTYTATASVVCHVGAKLVLVDTQKDSFEMDYDRLAEVITDKTKVIIPVDLGGVPCDYDKIFEVVESKKHLFHPKNEMQKAIGRVIVMADTAHAFGATWHGKPVGSFADFSSFSFHAVKNFTTAEGGAVTWKKIDGINDEDIYHQYQLFSLHGQSKDALAKTQLGAWEYDVIGPWYKCNMTDVIAGIGLAQMQRYPKMLERRKNIIARYDAAFKPLGIEVLPHYTEEHQSSGHLYITRVPGVTLEQRQEIIVKMAEAGIACNVHYKPLPMMTAYKQLGFDIKDYPNAYHHFANEITLPLHTKLTDEEVLYVIENYSEIVKEYL